The Pedobacter roseus genome contains a region encoding:
- a CDS encoding cold-shock protein → MQQGTVKFFNETKGFGFIVPANGDAELFVHVSGLIDNIRENDSVSYDVEEGRKGLNAINVKIG, encoded by the coding sequence ATGCAACAAGGAACAGTAAAATTTTTCAATGAGACAAAAGGTTTTGGATTTATCGTACCAGCTAATGGCGATGCAGAGCTTTTTGTACATGTATCTGGCTTAATTGATAACATTCGCGAGAATGATTCAGTAAGCTATGATGTAGAAGAGGGCAGAAAAGGCCTGAACGCAATCAACGTTAAGATAGGATAA
- a CDS encoding P-loop NTPase fold protein yields MSNATNRPDDYYINTNEIIEDFHEHIKPEHNKRILFSAPFGAGKTYFLEQFFKKQEDYIPIKLYPVDYSVSSNEDIFELIKHDLLVYLMENFSPEIALEKQDVDLLIAGKLWLDSKLDIFPFLPALAKLVPGAEAITELTAELKNTFSQIIKHKADLGQDELETIIKYLAQEKLRSGSIRELDGITGRIREFIQRIRKAKQGKEIILVIDDMDRLDPDHIFRLFNIFTAHHESQTEENKFGFDKVIFVCDIVNIHHIFVHKYGPLVDFQGYINKFYSTAIYKFDFREFLSENLASFFIKNVMTNMGHNIPASPNSIANISSREPKFAETLHYMMKGLITIDSIKVRNFTKLSTYEYPMGQFRIVSGRTFYDRDFPFLVLIQVLRQFYPRIEDLPVELLRLSKEFKSDYGQAEEDPYDDTSAKLLIKWAVPFVTADYKVLDKIDKTKHIQFQIVNEHNKLVKGELSRSVEGKYHMGKLTTSSLEGKLYVKRPNPYWYLHQALLNCLKNGIVRD; encoded by the coding sequence ATGTCAAACGCTACCAACAGACCAGATGATTATTACATCAATACCAATGAAATCATCGAAGATTTTCATGAGCACATCAAGCCAGAACACAATAAAAGAATCCTATTTTCCGCCCCTTTCGGAGCGGGCAAAACCTATTTCCTAGAACAGTTTTTCAAAAAACAGGAGGATTACATACCCATTAAACTCTATCCGGTCGATTATAGTGTCTCCAGCAATGAGGATATATTCGAGCTGATCAAACATGATTTGCTGGTGTACCTTATGGAAAACTTTAGCCCGGAGATTGCCCTTGAAAAGCAAGACGTCGACCTGCTAATCGCAGGAAAGCTGTGGTTGGATTCAAAACTAGATATTTTCCCATTCCTGCCCGCCTTGGCAAAACTGGTTCCCGGCGCGGAGGCCATAACTGAACTCACCGCCGAGCTTAAAAACACGTTTAGTCAGATCATAAAGCATAAAGCAGATTTAGGTCAGGATGAATTAGAAACCATCATCAAATACCTCGCGCAGGAAAAACTCCGGTCCGGATCCATCAGGGAGCTGGACGGGATTACCGGCCGCATCAGAGAGTTTATTCAGCGAATCCGAAAGGCAAAACAGGGCAAAGAAATCATCCTAGTCATCGATGATATGGATAGGTTAGATCCCGATCACATCTTTAGACTGTTCAATATCTTTACCGCGCACCACGAAAGCCAGACCGAAGAAAATAAATTTGGCTTTGATAAAGTAATTTTCGTTTGCGACATCGTCAATATCCACCACATATTCGTCCATAAATACGGCCCCTTAGTCGATTTTCAAGGCTATATCAATAAATTTTACTCCACAGCGATCTATAAGTTCGATTTCAGGGAATTTCTGAGTGAAAACCTGGCTAGTTTTTTCATCAAGAATGTCATGACAAATATGGGACATAATATTCCGGCCTCACCAAACTCTATTGCCAATATCTCCAGCCGTGAGCCCAAGTTTGCCGAAACACTGCATTATATGATGAAGGGATTGATTACCATCGACTCCATCAAAGTGCGCAACTTTACCAAACTCAGCACCTACGAATACCCCATGGGACAGTTTAGAATCGTAAGCGGCCGAACTTTTTATGACCGCGATTTTCCATTTCTGGTGCTGATACAGGTCTTGAGACAATTTTATCCCCGCATAGAAGATTTACCAGTTGAACTTCTACGACTGTCCAAGGAATTCAAGTCCGATTACGGACAGGCCGAAGAAGACCCCTATGACGATACCAGCGCCAAATTACTGATCAAATGGGCAGTCCCGTTTGTTACAGCGGATTATAAGGTATTAGACAAAATTGACAAGACTAAACATATCCAATTCCAAATTGTAAATGAGCATAATAAACTTGTGAAGGGTGAATTATCCCGTTCAGTGGAAGGCAAATATCATATGGGAAAGCTGACGACAAGCTCTTTGGAGGGAAAACTTTACGTCAAACGGCCCAACCCATACTGGTATCTTCACCAAGCGCTTTTGAACTGCCTCAAAAACGGAATCGTCCGCGACTAA